Proteins encoded by one window of bacterium:
- the lysS gene encoding lysine--tRNA ligase has translation MSDHQQKPHPENSTVQSDAEIHLPLADLIRIRRQKIDQFKQQQIEPYPYKYDRKHGIAELQEQFDTLAAAETVVRLAGRIMLKRKMGKAIFADVRDAAAKIQLYIKIDNVGQAGFDNFDLLDMGDIVGAEGTLFITRTGERTLKVNSWELLSKSLHPLPDKHAGLTDVEIRYRRRYADLIINPEVREVFVKRTKIIQIVRDFLNSRGFLEVETPILQPLYGGASARPFKTHHNALDIPLYMRIADELYLKRLIVGGYEKVWEFCKDFRNEGMDRKHNPEFSMIELYWAYADYHDMAAFYEEMLRHAVHAVFGSHKVTYDGQEIDFGPKFRWISMVDSIKEATGVDFTDLSDADAKAAAQKLGVHEKEKLINRGKAIEAVWELKVEPNLIQPTFIADHPVEISPLAKRHRKDPRFTERFELFIAGQEMGNAFSELNDPMDQLGRFLQQGKAIEQGDEEAQPLDDDFITALSYGMPPTAGLGFGIDRLVMLLTDQQSIRDVLFFPQMKETKEGSVPVSKILAQLLEEEKG, from the coding sequence ATGAGTGACCATCAGCAGAAGCCGCACCCGGAAAACAGTACCGTTCAGTCGGATGCGGAGATACATCTCCCGCTGGCCGACCTGATCCGGATCCGTCGGCAGAAGATCGACCAGTTCAAGCAACAGCAGATCGAGCCATACCCATACAAATACGACCGGAAGCATGGGATCGCCGAATTGCAGGAGCAGTTTGACACGTTAGCGGCGGCCGAGACAGTCGTCCGGCTGGCCGGACGGATCATGCTGAAGCGAAAAATGGGGAAAGCGATCTTTGCCGATGTTCGCGATGCTGCTGCCAAGATCCAGTTGTATATCAAGATCGACAATGTCGGCCAGGCCGGGTTTGATAATTTCGACCTGCTCGATATGGGAGATATCGTCGGGGCCGAAGGGACGTTGTTCATCACCCGGACCGGCGAACGGACGCTTAAAGTCAACTCGTGGGAGCTTCTCTCCAAATCACTGCATCCGCTGCCGGATAAGCATGCGGGGTTGACCGATGTTGAGATCAGATACCGCCGTCGCTATGCCGATTTGATCATCAATCCGGAAGTTCGCGAAGTATTCGTCAAGCGAACGAAGATAATACAGATAGTCCGGGACTTCCTGAATTCGCGAGGATTCCTCGAGGTCGAAACGCCGATCCTTCAGCCGTTGTACGGTGGCGCGTCGGCACGGCCTTTCAAGACGCATCATAATGCGCTGGACATTCCGCTCTATATGCGGATCGCCGATGAGCTCTACCTCAAGCGGTTGATTGTCGGCGGTTACGAAAAGGTCTGGGAATTCTGCAAAGATTTCCGGAATGAAGGGATGGACCGGAAGCATAATCCTGAGTTCAGTATGATCGAACTCTACTGGGCGTATGCGGATTACCATGACATGGCGGCATTCTATGAAGAGATGCTCCGCCACGCGGTGCATGCCGTGTTCGGCAGTCACAAAGTGACCTACGATGGTCAGGAGATCGATTTCGGACCGAAATTCCGCTGGATCTCTATGGTTGATTCGATCAAGGAAGCTACGGGCGTTGATTTCACAGATCTCTCGGATGCTGATGCAAAAGCCGCCGCGCAGAAGCTTGGCGTGCATGAAAAGGAGAAGCTGATCAATCGCGGCAAGGCGATTGAGGCGGTTTGGGAGCTGAAGGTCGAGCCGAACTTGATCCAGCCGACTTTCATAGCGGATCATCCGGTCGAGATATCACCGCTGGCGAAGCGGCATCGCAAGGATCCGCGATTCACTGAGCGGTTCGAGCTGTTTATTGCTGGTCAGGAGATGGGGAATGCATTCTCCGAACTGAACGACCCGATGGATCAGCTTGGAAGATTTCTCCAGCAGGGGAAAGCGATTGAGCAGGGGGATGAAGAAGCGCAGCCGTTGGATGATGATTTCATCACGGCGCTGTCATACGGCATGCCGCCGACTGCCGGACTTGGCTTTGGGATCGACCGACTCGTGATGTTGCTGACCGACCAGCAGTCGATCCGGGACGTGCTGTTTTTCCCGCAGATGAAGGAGACGAAAGAGGGATCGGTGCCGGTGTCGAAGATCCTGGCGCAGTTGCTGGAGGAAGAGAAGGGTTAA
- a CDS encoding ABC transporter permease translates to MRAVLALAVKDLRLLWRDKLGLFWVILFPLLIALFFGSIFGGEGGGARSMKVALIRETGSPVAQKFYDELAKASVLNTFIMSRDSARILVQRGKLTAYVEYTGKGESSFDLFSDPGEIVVGIDPSRKAEAGYLNGMISQAYFVVLQSAMMDTKGWKEQLSAERASMDSSAGMTSGHRNNLIKLFDVLDSLQTDMDAANAVGSDSSKASAGMSGPKIAFNDVAVNTARPRSAFEITFPQSLQWALIGTAATFGLSIVTERRRGTWMRLRLAPLSRAHILAGKGLACFIACFSVCLLLMAIGVFVFGVQIGSVPWLIAALASAAFCFVGLMMLMSVLGKTENSVSGAGWALFLVLSMTGGGMVPLMMMPSWMVTLSHFSPVKWSILATEGASWRGFGASEMMLPIAVLLSVGAIGYLIGVLVLRRSDG, encoded by the coding sequence ATGCGTGCGGTTCTGGCATTGGCAGTCAAAGACCTTCGCCTGCTCTGGCGTGACAAGCTCGGGCTGTTTTGGGTGATACTTTTTCCGCTATTAATAGCGCTCTTTTTCGGCTCGATCTTTGGCGGCGAAGGGGGCGGGGCGCGGTCGATGAAAGTCGCGCTCATCCGCGAAACCGGCTCTCCAGTGGCGCAGAAGTTCTACGATGAGTTGGCGAAAGCGTCTGTTCTCAACACCTTCATCATGTCACGTGACTCGGCTCGCATTCTGGTTCAGCGCGGCAAGTTGACTGCGTATGTCGAGTACACCGGCAAGGGGGAAAGCTCGTTTGATCTGTTCTCCGATCCGGGTGAGATAGTCGTCGGAATCGACCCTTCGCGCAAAGCCGAAGCCGGTTATTTGAACGGGATGATCAGTCAGGCGTACTTTGTCGTGCTGCAATCGGCCATGATGGATACCAAAGGGTGGAAAGAGCAGTTGAGCGCGGAGCGGGCATCGATGGACAGCTCAGCCGGCATGACGAGCGGACATCGCAACAACCTGATCAAGTTGTTTGACGTGCTCGATTCACTTCAGACAGATATGGATGCCGCAAATGCTGTCGGTTCAGATTCATCCAAAGCATCTGCCGGTATGAGCGGTCCGAAGATCGCTTTCAACGATGTTGCCGTGAATACCGCACGTCCGCGGTCGGCATTTGAGATCACGTTTCCGCAATCTTTGCAGTGGGCGTTGATCGGCACGGCGGCGACCTTTGGTCTTTCGATAGTGACGGAACGTCGGCGCGGCACCTGGATGCGCCTTCGGTTGGCGCCGTTGTCGCGCGCGCACATTCTGGCCGGCAAGGGGCTGGCTTGCTTTATCGCCTGCTTTTCGGTCTGTCTGCTATTGATGGCGATCGGCGTCTTCGTCTTTGGTGTGCAGATAGGATCGGTCCCCTGGTTGATTGCGGCGTTGGCGAGTGCGGCGTTTTGTTTTGTCGGGCTGATGATGCTGATGTCGGTGCTGGGAAAAACAGAGAACTCCGTATCTGGTGCTGGCTGGGCGCTTTTCTTAGTGCTTTCGATGACTGGCGGCGGAATGGTGCCGCTGATGATGATGCCATCCTGGATGGTAACGCTGAGTCATTTCAGTCCGGTGAAGTGGTCGATCCTGGCGACAGAGGGGGCGAGCTGGCGCGGATTTGGTGCATCGGAGATGATGCTTCCGATCGCGGTTCTGTTGTCGGTTGGTGCGATCGGCTACCTGATCGGGGTGCTGGTGCTGCGCCGGTCGGACGGGTAG
- a CDS encoding ATP-dependent Clp protease ATP-binding subunit: protein MNEMFTEAARRAIEYARDEAARLRHDYIGTEHLLLGLIRLGEGRSVDIIGNLGLDLDDLKASIEEVVQPSGGTMTMGQLPLTARAKKTLEVSGQEARALKSKDIDTEHILLALLKDEEGVAAQVLSTYEIDYKEAYEELKNIQSGKPSSFKKKRKKSKTPALDHFGRDLTELARRGKLDPIIGRENEIERVCQVLSRRKKNNPVLIGEPGVGKTAIAEGLAQRIVEGNVPQTLENKRVVTLDMASLVAGTKYRGQFEERLKAVMTEIINSTDVIIFIDELHTIVGAGGAEGSLDASNIFKPSLSRGELRCIGATTLNEYRKYIEKDGALERRFQTVMVEPPSEEDTIKILKGLRPKYEEHHKLHISDDAIIASVKLSNRYISGKYQPDKAIDLIDEAGSRAHLSTYTRPGFFSESETRITELMHRKEEAVKNQAFETAAQLRDEIKAEKEKLADQSKKWEETREKERVTLSADDVAMVLSKMTGIPLFRLEEKESQRLLRMEEELKKQIVGQEEAITTLSRTLRRARAGLGDPRRPIGTFLFLGPTGVGKTELARSLADFLFDDPEALIRIDMSEYMEKFAVSRLIGAPPGYVGYEEGGQLTEKVRRKPYSVVLLDEIEKAHPEVFNILLQLFDDGALTDSFGRRVDFKNTIVIMTSNVGTRQLREQKTVGFDGADFDGSYDGMRHKIMDELKKLFNPELLNRIDETVIFHSLDRDHIKQIIDILVIDVAKRLAERGISFKLTPEAKEFLVDKGFDPAYGARPLKRALQKYLEDPLAEEILRGQYAGDLDLVIGAEMDRLSFTFNAAPKEQKVGQ from the coding sequence ATGAATGAGATGTTTACCGAAGCGGCCCGACGGGCAATTGAATATGCTCGGGACGAAGCCGCACGACTTCGACATGATTACATCGGTACGGAACATCTCCTGTTAGGGTTGATTCGTCTCGGAGAAGGCCGGTCGGTCGATATCATCGGCAACCTCGGCCTGGATCTGGATGACCTGAAGGCGTCGATCGAAGAGGTCGTACAGCCATCGGGCGGGACGATGACCATGGGGCAACTTCCACTGACCGCCCGGGCGAAAAAGACGCTCGAGGTTTCCGGCCAGGAGGCGCGCGCCCTCAAGTCCAAGGATATCGACACTGAGCATATCTTGCTGGCTCTCCTCAAAGACGAAGAGGGTGTGGCGGCTCAGGTCCTGTCGACCTATGAAATCGACTATAAAGAAGCCTACGAAGAGCTGAAGAATATCCAGAGCGGCAAGCCGTCTTCGTTTAAGAAGAAACGGAAAAAATCAAAAACGCCGGCACTGGATCACTTCGGTCGCGATCTGACAGAACTGGCGCGTCGCGGAAAACTCGACCCGATCATCGGGCGCGAGAATGAGATCGAGCGCGTCTGTCAGGTGCTGTCGCGCCGCAAGAAAAACAATCCGGTGTTGATCGGCGAACCAGGTGTCGGCAAGACCGCCATCGCCGAGGGGCTCGCCCAGCGAATCGTCGAAGGGAATGTCCCGCAGACGCTGGAGAACAAGCGAGTCGTGACACTTGATATGGCGTCACTCGTGGCCGGCACTAAGTACCGCGGCCAGTTTGAAGAACGACTCAAAGCGGTGATGACCGAGATCATCAACTCCACCGATGTGATCATCTTTATCGATGAGTTGCATACGATCGTCGGAGCGGGTGGTGCGGAAGGCTCGCTCGATGCCTCGAACATCTTCAAGCCGTCGCTGTCGCGCGGTGAATTGCGCTGTATCGGCGCCACCACGTTGAATGAGTATCGCAAATATATCGAAAAAGATGGTGCGTTAGAGCGCCGCTTCCAGACGGTCATGGTTGAGCCGCCATCCGAGGAAGATACGATCAAGATCCTGAAGGGGCTCCGTCCGAAATATGAAGAGCATCACAAGCTGCACATTTCGGATGATGCGATCATTGCGTCGGTGAAGTTGTCGAATCGTTACATCTCAGGCAAGTATCAGCCGGATAAGGCGATTGATTTGATCGACGAGGCCGGCTCGCGCGCGCATCTGTCGACTTACACGCGTCCTGGATTTTTCTCTGAATCCGAAACGCGCATTACCGAATTGATGCACCGCAAGGAAGAAGCGGTCAAAAATCAGGCGTTTGAGACTGCCGCGCAGTTGCGCGACGAGATCAAGGCTGAAAAAGAAAAACTCGCGGATCAGTCCAAGAAGTGGGAAGAGACACGCGAAAAAGAGCGCGTCACCCTTTCCGCCGATGATGTCGCGATGGTCCTCTCCAAGATGACCGGTATTCCGCTTTTCCGCCTGGAAGAGAAGGAATCACAGCGCTTGCTCCGGATGGAGGAAGAGCTGAAGAAGCAGATCGTCGGTCAGGAAGAGGCGATCACGACCTTGTCCCGCACATTGCGCCGTGCTCGTGCCGGACTCGGTGACCCGCGCCGTCCGATCGGCACTTTCCTGTTCCTCGGTCCGACTGGTGTCGGAAAGACGGAACTGGCTCGTTCGCTGGCGGACTTCCTGTTTGATGATCCCGAGGCGTTGATCCGCATTGATATGTCGGAGTACATGGAGAAGTTTGCCGTGTCCCGTCTGATCGGTGCTCCGCCCGGATATGTCGGATACGAAGAAGGCGGACAGTTGACCGAAAAGGTCCGTCGCAAACCGTATTCGGTGGTGCTGCTCGACGAGATCGAGAAAGCACATCCGGAAGTGTTTAATATCCTGTTGCAGTTATTTGATGACGGCGCGCTGACCGATTCGTTCGGTCGACGGGTCGACTTCAAGAATACGATCGTCATTATGACCTCCAACGTCGGTACCCGCCAGCTTCGCGAACAGAAGACGGTCGGGTTCGACGGCGCCGATTTCGACGGATCGTATGACGGGATGCGTCACAAGATCATGGATGAACTGAAGAAGCTGTTCAACCCGGAACTGTTGAACCGTATCGACGAAACCGTGATCTTCCATTCGCTCGACCGCGATCATATCAAGCAGATCATCGACATCCTGGTGATCGATGTGGCGAAGCGTCTGGCCGAGCGTGGCATCAGCTTCAAGCTGACTCCCGAAGCGAAGGAGTTCCTGGTCGACAAGGGATTCGATCCGGCATACGGAGCGCGGCCGCTCAAGCGGGCGTTGCAGAAGTATCTGGAGGATCCGCTGGCCGAGGAGATCCTGCGCGGGCAGTATGCCGGCGACCTGGATCTGGTGATCGGCGCGGAGATGGATCGACTCTCGTTCACCTTCAATGCCGCACCGAAGGAACAGAAGGTCGGGCAGTAA
- a CDS encoding UvrB/UvrC motif-containing protein, whose amino-acid sequence MLCQDCKKREAQVHLTQIINNEKIGLSLCKECASARGFHSPLDNMPFPLAEILTNLAKSFTQEGNVAPLDAMVCPTCQLTFEEFTRQGRFGCGDCYRTFRPRLESIMRKIHGASLHRGKAPDLPFEAEQGEVTIPVKEEERLETELRKAIDAEDFERAAEIRDKLKSIKYAIGYHS is encoded by the coding sequence ATGCTGTGCCAGGACTGCAAAAAACGAGAAGCTCAGGTTCATCTGACGCAGATCATCAATAATGAGAAGATCGGGCTATCGCTGTGCAAGGAGTGTGCCTCGGCGCGCGGTTTCCATTCACCCTTGGACAATATGCCCTTTCCGTTGGCGGAGATTCTGACCAATCTGGCCAAGAGTTTCACCCAGGAAGGGAATGTGGCTCCTCTGGATGCGATGGTCTGTCCGACCTGTCAGCTTACGTTTGAAGAATTCACGCGTCAGGGGAGATTTGGCTGCGGCGATTGTTATCGTACCTTCCGGCCGCGGTTGGAGTCGATCATGCGCAAGATCCATGGAGCATCGCTGCATCGCGGCAAAGCGCCGGATCTTCCGTTTGAAGCAGAACAGGGTGAAGTGACGATCCCGGTCAAGGAAGAGGAACGTCTCGAGACGGAGTTGCGCAAGGCTATCGACGCCGAGGATTTTGAGCGCGCCGCGGAGATCAGGGATAAACTTAAATCGATCAAATATGCGATAGGATATCATTCGTGA
- a CDS encoding ABC transporter permease, whose protein sequence is MNFASYIARRYFRSGRFFISVSTWMTIAGVALGVAVVCFVMSMHNGFESEIRSRLLGTTSHITVFSLSGEFITDYDQLVDQIENIPGVVAASPFIYYKAAISSESGHGDGVVVRGIDPKREQQTANIARDIKEGSYNFERTLIDGDSLPGIILGKNLADRLGVYVGQEVALYALRGEDLRRSITPRIMKFYVSGIFETGYYEFDGELTYISLQSAQKLFLMGDVATAVHLKLTDIYQAENLTPVIDSALGNHYDVVPWNVLHKNLFNWIEIEKIVLGAGFILIVLVAAFSIISTLVMLTMEKRAEIGILKTIGTTPNLIAAIFVYKGMLIAGFGVLGGWIVALVAAFIQNYYKVVSLPADLYFVSYVPIEVHWVDFAYAGLVTLLICFLAALYPALQASRMSVIEVLRK, encoded by the coding sequence ATGAACTTTGCAAGCTACATCGCACGCCGCTATTTCCGCTCCGGGCGGTTTTTTATCTCCGTCTCGACCTGGATGACTATCGCCGGGGTTGCCCTCGGTGTGGCAGTCGTCTGTTTTGTCATGTCGATGCATAACGGTTTCGAATCGGAGATCCGGAGCCGACTACTTGGCACAACCTCCCATATTACCGTATTCAGTCTGAGCGGCGAATTCATTACGGACTATGACCAACTAGTCGATCAGATAGAGAATATCCCTGGGGTGGTGGCCGCCTCGCCGTTCATCTACTACAAAGCGGCGATAAGTTCGGAGTCGGGTCATGGGGATGGTGTGGTCGTGCGGGGGATAGATCCAAAGCGAGAGCAGCAGACCGCTAATATTGCGCGGGATATCAAAGAAGGTTCATACAATTTCGAGCGGACGCTTATCGATGGCGATTCGCTGCCGGGGATCATTCTCGGCAAAAACCTGGCGGACCGGCTGGGCGTTTATGTCGGGCAGGAGGTCGCGCTTTATGCATTGCGCGGTGAGGACCTCCGTCGAAGCATCACTCCGAGAATAATGAAGTTTTACGTGTCGGGGATATTCGAGACCGGCTATTACGAATTCGATGGAGAACTGACTTACATCTCACTGCAATCGGCGCAGAAGCTGTTTCTAATGGGGGACGTGGCGACCGCGGTTCATCTCAAACTGACAGACATTTATCAGGCTGAAAATCTGACACCGGTGATCGATTCGGCGCTGGGGAACCATTATGATGTGGTGCCATGGAATGTGCTGCACAAAAATCTCTTTAATTGGATCGAAATAGAGAAGATCGTATTAGGGGCGGGGTTTATTCTGATCGTCCTGGTTGCCGCATTTTCCATCATTTCTACGTTGGTGATGTTGACCATGGAAAAGCGAGCGGAGATCGGAATTTTGAAAACGATCGGGACTACACCCAACCTGATCGCCGCAATCTTTGTCTACAAGGGGATGTTAATCGCGGGATTTGGGGTGCTGGGTGGATGGATAGTTGCGCTGGTGGCGGCATTTATTCAGAACTACTACAAGGTGGTTTCGCTCCCGGCCGATCTCTATTTTGTCAGCTATGTCCCGATTGAGGTTCATTGGGTTGACTTTGCCTATGCCGGACTAGTGACCCTGTTGATCTGTTTTCTGGCGGCCCTTTACCCGGCTCTGCAGGCATCCCGGATGTCGGTGATCGAAGTGCTTCGTAAGTAG
- a CDS encoding protein arginine kinase, with product MSAAERVIVMFESMAKSPAAWLSGKGDEALVVLSTRVRLARNVAGCRFPTTADTETKRRIVGYFDSAIGRSSVLGEGTYVKAGEISDLDRDFLVERHLISPAFLTGDTSKALYISPAEQVSIMVNEEDHLRIQSLTAGFDPQGAFAQATRYDLEVGKFLEFDYDADFGYMTACPTNAGTGMRASVLIHLPGLVLTRDIEKVISRITHSGLIVRGFYGEGSDVLGNLFQVSNQNTLGVSESEILNQITRVVREIIEAEAAARQRLMDEAADMIEDKIWRAYGILKYARVLTSEEVMNLLSAVRLGHAMKIIDFLNVALINELLLLSQPAHLQKYFGQEMDPNRRDFVRAQLVREKLRNSD from the coding sequence GTGAGCGCAGCAGAAAGAGTGATAGTGATGTTTGAGTCAATGGCCAAATCGCCTGCAGCATGGCTCTCCGGGAAGGGGGACGAGGCGCTGGTGGTTTTGTCGACCCGCGTCAGGCTAGCCAGAAATGTGGCCGGCTGTCGTTTCCCCACGACCGCAGATACCGAAACCAAACGTCGCATTGTCGGCTACTTTGATTCGGCGATCGGTCGCTCCTCCGTTTTGGGGGAAGGAACCTACGTCAAGGCGGGAGAGATCTCGGATCTGGATCGCGATTTTTTGGTGGAGCGTCATTTGATATCGCCGGCCTTTCTGACCGGAGACACATCCAAAGCGCTCTATATCAGTCCGGCCGAACAGGTTTCGATCATGGTCAATGAAGAGGACCATCTGCGCATCCAGTCGCTGACCGCCGGGTTTGATCCACAAGGTGCGTTTGCCCAGGCAACGCGATACGACCTTGAAGTGGGAAAATTCCTCGAATTTGATTACGATGCTGATTTTGGATATATGACCGCCTGCCCGACCAACGCCGGGACCGGCATGCGGGCCTCGGTTCTGATCCATCTCCCCGGTCTGGTTTTGACCCGGGATATCGAGAAAGTGATATCGCGCATCACCCATAGTGGCCTGATTGTGCGCGGATTTTACGGCGAAGGCTCCGATGTACTGGGGAACCTGTTCCAGGTATCCAACCAGAACACCCTGGGCGTTTCCGAAAGCGAGATCCTCAACCAGATCACGCGAGTGGTCCGGGAGATCATTGAGGCGGAAGCGGCCGCACGGCAGCGACTAATGGATGAAGCTGCCGATATGATAGAAGATAAGATATGGCGGGCATATGGCATCCTGAAGTATGCGAGAGTATTGACCTCCGAAGAGGTGATGAACCTGTTGTCGGCGGTCCGCCTCGGGCATGCGATGAAGATCATCGATTTCTTAAATGTCGCTCTGATCAACGAATTGTTGCTATTGTCGCAGCCGGCGCATTTGCAGAAGTACTTTGGACAGGAAATGGATCCGAATCGCCGCGATTTCGTTCGTGCCCAGTTGGTGCGGGAAAAGCTGCGGAACTCGGACTAG
- a CDS encoding ABC transporter ATP-binding protein: MIDVQSLSKRFGQLIAVDAVTFSVGKGEVFGLLGPNGAGKSTAINMMVGALAPDSGTVRIGQNGNPLHPDTRRGIGVAPQALAIYEELSAEENIHFFGTLYQLPEKILKERVAWALDFVGLTDRKSGKSENFSGGMKRRLNLACALVHDPPVLFLDEPTVGVDPQSRSMMFERIEQLRSQGRTVVYTTHYMEEAQRLCDRVAIIDHGKILDMDTVPNLIAKYGGKAVVTGELEKEPPSGVSLPGVRNDLQIRFESTNPFSEVAALNAQGVAFHSLQITQPDLESVFLSLTGRRLRD, encoded by the coding sequence ATGATCGACGTTCAATCACTGAGTAAACGGTTTGGCCAACTGATCGCAGTTGACGCTGTCACCTTTTCCGTGGGAAAGGGTGAGGTGTTTGGCCTGTTGGGCCCCAATGGCGCGGGGAAATCGACTGCTATCAATATGATGGTTGGCGCACTGGCGCCGGATTCCGGCACTGTCCGAATCGGCCAGAACGGCAATCCTCTGCATCCTGACACTCGGCGCGGTATTGGGGTCGCGCCGCAGGCGTTGGCGATCTATGAAGAGCTGTCCGCTGAAGAGAATATTCACTTTTTCGGGACGCTGTATCAACTTCCCGAAAAGATTTTGAAAGAACGAGTGGCCTGGGCGCTCGATTTTGTCGGCCTGACTGACCGCAAATCAGGTAAGTCGGAGAATTTCTCCGGCGGGATGAAACGTCGCCTCAACCTAGCCTGTGCCCTGGTGCATGATCCGCCCGTGCTGTTTCTGGATGAACCGACTGTCGGCGTTGACCCGCAATCTAGAAGCATGATGTTTGAGAGGATCGAGCAACTTCGGTCGCAAGGGCGGACGGTTGTTTACACCACGCACTACATGGAAGAAGCGCAGCGGCTGTGCGACAGAGTCGCGATCATTGATCATGGGAAGATCCTCGATATGGATACTGTCCCCAATCTGATCGCCAAGTATGGCGGCAAAGCAGTCGTGACCGGCGAACTGGAAAAGGAGCCGCCATCGGGCGTTTCACTGCCCGGTGTGAGAAATGATCTGCAGATCCGATTCGAATCAACCAATCCGTTTTCCGAAGTAGCCGCGTTAAATGCTCAGGGTGTGGCGTTCCATTCTCTGCAGATCACTCAGCCGGACCTCGAATCGGTCTTTCTGTCGTTAACCGGAAGGAGACTTCGCGACTGA
- a CDS encoding ABC transporter ATP-binding protein: MLEGTGIHRQFQTVEGLLKVLKGIDIRVTRGEMVAITGVSGVGKSTLLHILGGLDRPTVGQVSLEGLQFSSLSEQERARIRNQKVGFVFQFHYLLEDFTALENVMIPMLLAGVKRSEAVRQGELLLQDVGLSGRKSHRPDQLSGGEQQRVAVARALANGPGIVLADEPSGNLDSATGRMLHDLLFRLNSEKSTTFLIATHNQELAERCTRQLHMADGQLQG; this comes from the coding sequence ATTCTGGAAGGGACCGGGATTCACCGTCAGTTCCAGACGGTGGAAGGTCTCCTGAAGGTGTTGAAGGGGATCGATATACGGGTGACACGCGGCGAGATGGTCGCCATCACGGGTGTCTCCGGGGTCGGCAAATCGACACTACTACATATTTTAGGCGGGCTAGATCGCCCGACTGTGGGTCAGGTTAGTCTGGAGGGACTGCAATTCAGCAGTCTTTCGGAGCAAGAACGAGCGAGAATACGGAATCAGAAAGTTGGCTTTGTGTTCCAGTTTCACTACCTGCTAGAGGATTTCACCGCACTTGAGAACGTTATGATCCCCATGCTGTTAGCTGGTGTGAAGCGGTCTGAGGCGGTGCGGCAGGGGGAACTGTTATTGCAGGATGTGGGTTTAAGTGGTAGAAAATCTCACCGTCCAGACCAGTTGTCGGGCGGGGAACAACAGCGAGTAGCGGTCGCCCGGGCACTGGCCAATGGTCCGGGAATTGTGCTGGCGGATGAGCCCTCCGGGAATCTCGATTCGGCGACTGGTCGCATGCTCCACGATCTGCTCTTCCGTCTCAACTCTGAAAAGTCGACTACCTTTTTGATAGCTACGCATAACCAGGAACTGGCCGAACGCTGCACCCGTCAACTCCATATGGCTGACGGACAATTGCAGGGGTAA
- the rpmA gene encoding 50S ribosomal protein L27 produces the protein MAHKKGVGSSKNGRDSGGQRRGTKVYSGQAVTAGAIIVRQCGTPIRAGHNVGTGRDYTLFAKVTGVVKYERVGKTGKRVSVYE, from the coding sequence ATGGCTCACAAAAAAGGTGTAGGTTCCTCCAAGAATGGTCGCGATTCCGGCGGACAGCGACGTGGAACCAAAGTCTACTCCGGCCAGGCAGTGACAGCCGGCGCTATTATCGTTCGCCAGTGTGGTACCCCGATCCGTGCAGGACATAATGTCGGCACCGGCCGTGACTACACGCTGTTTGCCAAAGTAACCGGCGTCGTCAAGTACGAGCGCGTCGGCAAAACCGGCAAGCGAGTTTCGGTATACGAGTAG
- a CDS encoding 5'-methylthioadenosine/adenosylhomocysteine nucleosidase — MIGLLSAMDEEIELFRSHLQSDSTSTSFAGITFDLGTINNCPVVLAKCGVGKVNAAMASQAMIDRFGIQSLVFTGLAGALVPHLRRGDIVIANFVAQHDIDLTAFGRRPGQVSDAGRLIEADPKIVDKIARAAEQSFADNPNPPQVLVGTIVTGDSFIADQQRIKWIQREFGAIAAEMEGAAVGQVCQANKIPFAVVRVISDSASGGAAGEFIMFLDEASERSYHIIETVLPMLNTARQPQFV, encoded by the coding sequence GTGATCGGCTTACTCAGCGCCATGGATGAAGAGATCGAACTCTTCCGCAGTCACCTTCAATCTGACAGCACGTCTACCTCATTCGCCGGAATCACGTTCGACCTGGGGACTATCAACAACTGCCCCGTTGTCCTCGCCAAATGTGGGGTCGGCAAAGTGAACGCCGCGATGGCGAGCCAGGCGATGATCGACCGCTTCGGCATCCAATCGCTGGTCTTCACCGGCCTTGCCGGGGCACTGGTGCCGCATTTGAGGCGTGGTGATATAGTCATCGCCAACTTCGTGGCTCAACATGATATCGACTTGACTGCCTTTGGGCGACGTCCGGGACAGGTTTCCGATGCCGGCCGATTGATCGAGGCTGACCCGAAAATCGTCGACAAGATCGCCAGAGCGGCGGAGCAGAGTTTTGCGGATAATCCCAACCCGCCGCAGGTACTGGTCGGGACGATCGTCACCGGCGATTCCTTTATTGCCGATCAGCAGCGAATCAAGTGGATTCAGCGAGAGTTTGGGGCGATCGCGGCCGAGATGGAGGGGGCGGCAGTCGGGCAGGTTTGTCAGGCCAACAAGATTCCGTTCGCCGTCGTACGCGTAATTTCCGATTCAGCTTCGGGAGGAGCCGCTGGCGAGTTCATTATGTTCCTTGACGAAGCTTCCGAACGCTCTTACCACATCATTGAAACGGTGTTGCCGATGCTGAATACCGCGCGACAACCGCAGTTCGTATAG